The following is a genomic window from Amycolatopsis sp. BJA-103.
GGATAGTTGATCGCGATGCAGAGCCAGCCGCGTTTGGCCATGTGCAGCATCAGTGGCAGGCCCTGCTGGTCCTTGTTACCGATCACCCACGCGCCGCCGTGCACCTGAAGCAGGATCGGCGCGCCGGTGACCTTCTTCCGCGGGGCGTAGATGTCGAGCAGGAACCGCTTCCCGCCGGGCGCGTAGGCGATGTTGCGTTCGCGGCGCACCTCCGGGTCGCGCATGCGGAACGGCATGGCCAGCTGGCCCCACGGTGTCGCGAGGTCGGTCGGGCTCGGCGGATGCTCCAGTTCCTCGGTGTAGGCCGTGCCGATGCCTTCGGTCAGCGCCGTCTCGATCTCGCCGCGGGCCCGCTGGGACTGCGCGATCAGCGCGCCGAGACCGGCCGCCGACGCGGCCGCCAGCGCGAGACCGGCCTTGCTCGATCCGCCCCGGTGACGCGCGACGTGCGCGGCCGCGTCGGCCGCGGTGACCGCGAGCAGATGCGGGGCGAGCTCCCCGGTGAGCCAGCCCGCGAAGAACGCCGGAACCGCCGTCCTGGCGCCTCTCGGCGGCTTCAACGCGTTCGCGGCGAGCGCGAGCTGGAGTGCCTGGCGGACGACGAAACTCGGCTGCATGGACACCGATCCTACCGCCGGGTGACCGCCTAGAACCCGTTGCAAAGTTCACTTAAGGTGATTCTTATGCGGAGATTGAGTGGTCTGGACGCGAGTTTTCTCTACCTGGAGACGCAGGCCCAGGTCCTGCACGTGTGCGGACTGCTCATCCTCGACCGTTCGACCATGCCCGGTGGCTACGATTTCGAGCGCTTCAAGGAGAAACTGGCCGAACGGGTCGGGCTGATCCCGGCATTCAGGCGCAAGCTGCACAATCCACTCTGGAATCCGACCCACCCCGTCTGGGTCGAGGACGAGGATTTCGACCTCGAGGCCCACGTTCACCGGATCGGCGTACCGGCGCCCGGTGACCGGCGCGAACTGGCCGAACTGTGCGCCCACATCGCGGGACAACGGCTGGACCGCGCGCAGCCGCTCTGGCAGTTGCACGTCATCGAAGGCCTGGCCGGCGGCGAGATCGCGGTCCTGCTGAAGATGCACCACGCCAGCGTCGACGGGGTCAGCGGCGCCAGCCTGATCACCTATCTCGCCGGGCTCGAACCGGACGCCCCGCCGCCGGAGATCGCGCGGGACGAACGCCACAACGGGGGCGTTCCCGGCAGGCGCGCGTTGCTCGGCGCGGGGCTGACGTCGTTCGTGAAACGCCCGGCCGAGGTGGTGAAACTGCTGCCGGACCTGCTCGGGCTCGTCCCGAAATGGCTCGGTAAAGCGTTGCAGGGCAAGGGAATGCCGGTCCCGTTCACCGCTCCGCGCACGTCGTTCAACGGGACGATCACCGCACACCGCAGTGTCGCCTACGCCTCCCTCGACCTCGACGAGGTCAAACGGATCAAGAACGCCTTCGGGGTGACCGTCAACGACGTCGTCCTCGCCGTCGTTTCCGGTGCCCTGCGGCGGTTCCTGCGGGACCGGGGCGAGTTGCCGGAAGACCCGCTGGTGGCGACCGTGCCGGTGTCGGTGCACGAACGCACCGAGCGTGAGCACGGCAGCAACAAGGTCTCGGCCTTCTTCGCGTCGCTGCCCACCCATCTGGAGGATCCCGCCGCGCGCGTGTTCATGCTCGCGGAGTCGAACCGGCTGTCCAAGGACCACCACCACGACATCGACGCCGACATGCTCCAGGACTGGGCGCAGTTCTCGGCGGCGACCATGTTCGGTCTCGCGGTCCGCGCGTATTCCGCGCTGCGCCTGGCCGAACGGCATCCGGTGGTGCACAACCTGGTGGTGTCCAATGTGCCCGGTCCGCCGATGCCCCTGTACCTGCTGGGCTGCCGGATCACCGGGCTCTACCCGCTCGGGCCGGTGCTCCACGGCGCCGGGCTGAACGTCACCGTGCTGTCCAACGCGGGCCGGGTGGACGTCGGCCTGCTCGGCGCCCGCGAACTCACCGGCGACCTGTGGCCGCTCGCCGACCACTTCCCCGATGCTCTCCAGGAACTCCTCAAGGCCGCTCCTTAGCGAGGGGTTGCCGTTCGGCCGCCTTCCGGATAAGACTAGAACAGGTTTCAGTATTGTGCCCGTTCGCCCCGGTGAGGAGCCAGTGTGGACTTCCAGTTCGACGAGACGCAGACCGAGGTCACCGCGCTGACCGCGCGCGTGCTCGGCAAGGAGCGCGAACCCGCCGAGACGTGGCGCGCGCTCGCCGGCTCCGGTCTGCTCGCGCTGGCGCTGCCCGCCGAACTCGGCGGTGACGGCCTCGGCGTGGCCGAGGTCGCCTTGGTGCTGACCGAGCTCGGTCGCGTGGCCTCACCGACTCCCGCGCTGGCGTCGCTGGCCTTCGGGGTTCTGCCGGTCGCGGCGCTCGGCGGCCCGGACCAGCGTGCGGCCCTGCTCCCGCCGGTCGCCGCGGGCGAATCCGTGCTCACCGCGGCACTCCACGAACCTTCCACGCCGTTCGCCACCCGGCCCGCGAGCGTGGCCGAGCCGGCGGGGGACTGGCGGCTGAGCGGGGTCAAGGTCGGTGTCCCGTTCGCGGCGGAGGCGAGCCGGATCCTGACGCCGGTCTCGATGCCCGGCGGTACCGGGGTCTTCCTGGTCGATCCCCGGGCGGACGGCGTGACGCTGACGCCGACGAGAACCTCTTCCGGCACCCCGGACTACACGATGACGCTCGATTCCGTGACCGTCACCGATGCCGACCTCCTGAACGGGCCCGGCCCCGGCGAAGCGATCGCGACCCTGCACCGGTTCGCGCTCGCGGGCCTCGTGGCGTTCGGCGACGGTCTGCTCGCCGGCGCGCTCGCGCTGACCACCAAGCACGTCGGCGAACGCGAGCAGTTCGGGCGCCCGCTGGCGGCGTTCCAGGCGGTGGCGCAGCAGATCGCGGACGTCTACGTCGCTTCGAGAACCGTCCAGCTGGCCGCGCGGTCGGCGGTCTGGCGGCTCGCGGCGGGGCTCGACGCCGAGGCGGACCTCGACGTCGCGGCGTACTGGCTGGCGGAGGAGGCGCCCGGGGCGCTGGCCGTCTGCCATCACCTGCACGGCGGGATCGGCGTGGACGAAACGTATCCGCTGCACCGGTTCTCGTCGGCGGTCAAGGATCTGGGACGGACGCTCGGCGGCGCCTCGCATCGGCTGGCCGCCTTGGGCGAACTGGTGGCGGGGTGAACCGATGCTGATCGAACTGACCGCGGCGCAACAGCAGTTGCGCTCAGAACTGCGCAAGTACTTCGCCGGTCTGGTGAGCGCCGACGAGCGGCGCTCGATGCTGCGCGAGCGGCACGGACCGGTGTACCGCGAGATCGTCCGGCGGATGGGCCGGGACGGCTGGCTCGGCGTCGGCTGGCCGGAACAGTACGGCGGCCGGGGTTTCGGCGAGATCGAGCAGCACCTCTTCGTCGACGAGGCCGCCCGTGCCGACGTCCAGCTGCCGTCGGTGACCTTGCAGACCGTAGGGCCCACGCTGCAGGCGTTCGGCACCGAAGAACAGAAGTCCTTCTTCCTGCCCAAGATCCTGGCCGGTGAGATCCATTTCGCCATCGGCTACACCGAACCCGACGCGGGCACCGATCTCGCGTCGCTGCGGACCACCGCCGTGCGCGAGGGCGACGAGTACGTCGTCAACGGCCAGAAGACCTTCACCACCGGCGGGCACGACGCCGACTACCTCTGGCTCGCCGTGCGGACCGCGCCGGACGCGCCGAAGCACAAGGGCATCTCGATCCTCATCATGGACACGCGCGACCCCGGCTACTCGTGGACGCCGATCATCACCTGCGACGGCGCGCACCACGTGAACGCCACGTACTACTCGGATGTCCGGGTCCCCGCGAACATGCTGGTGGGCAAGGAGAACGAGGGCTGGCGGCTGATCACCACCCAGCTGAACCACGAGCGCGTCATGCTCGGCCCGGCCGGTCGCATCGGCGGGCTCCACGATCGCGTCCGCGACTGGGCGGCGTCGAGGAAGACGCCGGACGGCACGCCGTTGACGCAGCTGCCGGACGTCCGTGGCGTCCTCGCGGAAACCTGGGCGACGGCCCGGGTCAACGAACTGCTGAACTGGCAGGTCGCGGCGTCTTCGGCGACCGGGCCGGTGGCGGTGGCCGACGCCTCGGCCACCAAGATCGTCGGTTCCGAACGCATCCAGCGCCTGGCGAGGAGGCTGGAGGAGATCGTGGCACGGCACGGCGATCAGGCCGACACCGAGACCGCGGAACTGGCGCTGTGGCTGGACGTGGTGGCCAAACGCAATCTGGTGCTGACCTTCGGCGGCGGCGTCAACGAGATCCAGCGCGAGCTGATCGCCACCGCCGGGCTCGGCTTGCCGAGGGTGCCGCGATGAGCATCCAGGAAGCGGCCGAACGCATCGCCGCACAAGGGGAATCCGCGCCGAGGGCGGCCCGGGACGCGGTCAACCAGGCGATGGTGAACAACTGGGTCGAAGCCATCGGCGATCGCAATCCCGTCTATGTCGACGAAGAGTTCGCCGCGAAGAGTGTCCACAAAGGACTCGTCGCGCCTCCCGCGATGGCGCAGGTGTGGACGATGGGCGGGCTGCACTGGACGAGGACGTCGGACGATCCGCTCGGCGCGATGATGGAGGTGCTCGACGAATCCGGGTTCACCTCGGTCGTCGCGACGAACTCCGAGCAGAACTACCACCGCTACCTGCGGCACGGCGAGCGGGTCGAGGCGACCGCGAAACTCGAGAGTGTCGTCGGGCCGAAACGTACCGCGCTGGGCGAAGGCTGGTTCGTGACGACGAAGACCACTTGGTACGTCGGCGAAGAAGCCGTCGCGGACATGGTGTTCCGGGTACTCAAGTTCCGCCCGCCGGATGCGGAGCCCGCCAAGGCGGCGGCACCCGTACTGCGGCCGGTGATCAGCAAGGACACCGAGTTCTTCTGGGCCGGATTGCGCGAGGGTGAACTGAGGATCCAGCGGTGGGGCGAGACGCTGCGGCATCCGCCAGGTCCGATGCCGCCGGACGGCGACCTCGGCGCGAAGCCGGATCACGTCGTGGCGTGCGGGCGGGGAACGGTCTACAGCTACGTGGTGCACCACCATCCGAAGGTCCCCGGCAAGGACCTGCCGTTCGTGGTCGCGCTCGTTGAGCTGGAAGAGGGTGTCCGGGTGATGGGCGAGCTGCTCGACGCCGATCCCGAAGCCGTCCACATCGGACTTCCAGTGGAAGCCGCCTTCGTGAAGGTCGACGAGGAACTGACCTTGCCCGCTTGGAGGGTCGCGCGATGAAGGACTGTGCCGTCGGCACCGAGTTGCCGCCGCTGACGATCGAGGCCAACCCGACCTTCGTGGTGAGCACCGCGCTGGCGACCCGGGACTTCCAGGACGTCCACCACGACCGGGACGCCGCAGTGCGACGGGGATCGAAGGACATCTTCCTCAACATCCTCACCGACACCGGTCTGGTGCAACGGTTCGTCACCGACTGGGCGGGGCCGGAGGCGTTCGTGCGGTCGATCAAGATCCGGCTCGGCGTGCCCTGCCACGCCTACGACACCTTGACCTTCACCGGGCGGGTCACCGAACGCGACGGCGACGACGTGGTGATCTCCGTGTCCGGTGTGGACAGTCTCGGCGAACACGTGGTGGGCACCGTCGCGATCACCCTGGGAGGCGAGTGATGACCCTGTCCGGGAAGGCGGCGATCGCCGGTATCGGCGCGACGGAGTTCTCCAAGGATTCCGGGCGCAGCGAGCTGCGATTGGCGGCGGAGGCGGTTTCGGCGGCGCTGGCCGATGCGGGGCTCAAGCCGTCCGATGTGGACGGTCTGGTCTCGTTCACCATGGACGGCAACAGCGAGATCTCGGTGGCCCGCGAACTCGGCATCCCCGAACTCAAGTTCTTCAGCCGGATCCACTACGGCGGCGGGGCGGCGGCCGCGACCGTGCAGCAGGCCGCGATGGCCGTCGCGACCGGTGTCGCGGACGTCGTCGTCGCGTACCGGGCCTTCAACGAACGGTCCGGGATGCGGTTCGGCCAGGTCTCCTCGGCCGCGGCGGGGCAGGTGAACTCCTCCGGCGTCGACAACGCGTTCCACTACCCGATGGGGATCGCGACGCCCGCCGCGACCGTCGCCATGCTCGCCCGGCGCTACATGCACGAGTACGGCGCGACCAGCGAGGACTTCGGCCGGATCGCCGTCATCGATCGCGCCCGCGCCGCGACCAACCCGAAGGCGTGGTTCCACGGCAAGCCGATCACGCTCGAGGACCATCAGGCGTCGCGCTGGGTCGCCGAACCGTTGCACCTGCTCGACTGCTGCCAGGAGAGCGACGGCGGGGTCGCGCTCGTGGTCACCAGCGCCGAACGGGCGCGCGACCTGCCGCACCGGCCCGCCGTGATCGCGGCGGCCGCGCAGGGGAGCGGCCCGGACCAGTACGTGATGACCAGCTACTACCGCGACGACCTGCCCGCGCTGCCCGAGATGGGGGTCGTGGGACGGCAACTGTGGGCGCAGTCCGGGCTCGGACCGGGCGACATGGATCTCGCCGTGCTGTACGACCACTTCACCCCATATGTCCTGATGCAGCTGGAAGAACTCGGCTTCTGCGGGAAGGGCGAGGCCAAGGACTTCATCGGCGGCGGCACCCTGGAACTCGACGGGAAGCTGCCGCTCAACCCGCACGGCGGGCAGTTGGGGGAGGCCTACATCCACGGGATGAACGGGATCGCCGAAGGGGTCCGGCAGGTGCGGGGCGACGCCGTCAATCAGGTCGACGGGGCCGCACGGGTGCTCGTGACCGCCGGAACGGGCGTACCTACGAGCGGACTGGTCTTGACCGCCGGGTGAGATCACCTCAATGCCCGCTGGTGTACTAGAGCGGTACCTGCCACGGTGAGGGGGAGACCGGCTGGGAGGCACCATGTCTGGACCAATCGTCGTCGCGTGGACGCTGACCGCGGTGTTCGCGGTACTGGTCCTGCCGTGCGTGCTGAGACTCGTCCGGCTGGACTACGGACGCCACGGCGCGGCGGTCCGCAACGGTGATCTGGCCGAGCTGCTGCTCGTCGTCGCCATGGTCGCGATGCTGTCCCCGGTCGGCGGCCCCATTCCCGCCGCCGGCTGGCAGGCGGTACTCGCGCTGACGGCGGGCTGGTTCGCCGTCTCGTGGTGGAAGGGACGGCGGTCCGGGCACGCGGCGTGCGGGCACCACGCCGTCTCCGCCGCGGCGATGCTGTTCATGGTGACGTTCATGCCGCACAGTGAGGTGTCGCACGGGCCGTGGCTGGTGATGTCCGGCCCCGGTACCACCTCGGCGCTGTGGCTTTCCCTGATTTTCGGCGCCGTGGCCGCGTATTTCGCGGTGGACGCCATCCGTGCGGGTGTCTCGGCCGCGCGGGGCGACACGGGCGCGGGCCAGGTCTCACGCCGGGTGTGCCGGGTCGTGATGGGGCTGGGGATGGGCTACATGCTGCTGGGAGCGGCCGTCTGACGTCACGAGGCCGGTACGCGCCGGACCACACCCTCTTCGGCCGCCTCGGCGGCGGGAAGGCCCTCGGCCGGGTTGTCCGCGGCCCACTTGCCCGCGTCGGCGATGTCCTTGTTCAGCGCGACGATCAGCGCCTCCGACGACGGGTACGCCTGCTGTTCCCGCAGGTGGTGCCCCAGCCAGACGGTCAGCACCTCGCCGTAGAGGTTCCCGCCGAAGTCCAGCAGGTGCGCCTCGACGAGCCGGTAGCCGTCCGCGCCGTAGTACGTCGGCCGCCTGCCGACCGAGACCGCGGCCGCGATCCGGGTGCCGTCCGCGCGCTCGGCCCAGCCCGCCCACACTCCGTCGCCGACCTGGCCGTCCTGGTCGCGCAGCGCGATGTTGGCGGTCGGGAAGCCCAGTTCCCGGCCCCGCTGATCGCCCTTCTCCACCTGGCCACGGACCACGAAGTACTCCGCCGTCATGCCGCCCCCGTCCCTGTCGTCACGAAAGCCATGAATACCACGACCCGGAGCCGGGGTCGACCGCCGTCCACGCGGCGAGAGTGTCCACTGTGTACCGAATCACCTAGATGAACCCGCGTCCGCGATCGGCGTCGGCAGGACGCTACCTGGTCATCTACGTCGCGATGGGCGTACAGGGCGTCCTGCCACCGCGATAGCGGGGCCTTCGGCCGGGGCGGGTTCATGCGTGGTGTCTTTTGCCACTGGACATCTCAGCTCCGCCACCCGGCTGAATCACGTCGTGACGAGCCGGTATCCCAGGTCCAGCTCGGTCCGGCCCAGCAGGCCGACGTGGTGCCGGTGCCAGTGCCCGTCGGCGAGGTCGGCGCGCAATCGGCCGACGGCCGCCGCGACGACGTTCTGGTCGAGCAGCGCCACCCCGGACATCCCCGCGCGCACGCGTTCGGACAGGTAGGCCTCCGGCCTGCGCCAATACGCGCCGAGGAACCCGTCGACGCAGTCCGACGGCACCGGCAGCGGAGCGACGGACGGGGTCCCGCCCGCCGCGCTCAGTTCCTCGACGATCCTGTCGAGGCAGGCCAGCCGGCTCTCGTGCTCGGCGATCTCCGGCAGGTAGTCCCGCACCAGCCAGAACCGCGCGAACACCGCCTGGTCCCAGGTCACGATCACCTGGCGGCGGGACACCCGCCGCAGTTCGGCCAGCCCGGCGGTCACGTCCGTCCAGTGGTGCACGGTGAGCACCGCCAGGGCGACGTCGAAGGCCCCGTCACGGAAGGGGAGCCCTTCCGCGCAAGCCTGGACGGCGGGGGCCGCGGTGAACGGACGCTGCCCGATCATCCGCGACGACGGTTCGACGGCGATCACGCCGCGGTCTTCCGGCTCGTAGGAACCGGCTCCCGCGCCGACGTTGACCACCGACCGCGCGTCGCCGAGCGCGGCGGTCACGGCGGCCGCGATCCGGGGATCCGGACGTCTCGATCGCGCGTAATCCCGGCCGAGTTCGGCATACGGGTCCG
Proteins encoded in this region:
- a CDS encoding WS/DGAT/MGAT family O-acyltransferase; this encodes MRRLSGLDASFLYLETQAQVLHVCGLLILDRSTMPGGYDFERFKEKLAERVGLIPAFRRKLHNPLWNPTHPVWVEDEDFDLEAHVHRIGVPAPGDRRELAELCAHIAGQRLDRAQPLWQLHVIEGLAGGEIAVLLKMHHASVDGVSGASLITYLAGLEPDAPPPEIARDERHNGGVPGRRALLGAGLTSFVKRPAEVVKLLPDLLGLVPKWLGKALQGKGMPVPFTAPRTSFNGTITAHRSVAYASLDLDEVKRIKNAFGVTVNDVVLAVVSGALRRFLRDRGELPEDPLVATVPVSVHERTEREHGSNKVSAFFASLPTHLEDPAARVFMLAESNRLSKDHHHDIDADMLQDWAQFSAATMFGLAVRAYSALRLAERHPVVHNLVVSNVPGPPMPLYLLGCRITGLYPLGPVLHGAGLNVTVLSNAGRVDVGLLGARELTGDLWPLADHFPDALQELLKAAP
- a CDS encoding acyl-CoA dehydrogenase family protein translates to MDFQFDETQTEVTALTARVLGKEREPAETWRALAGSGLLALALPAELGGDGLGVAEVALVLTELGRVASPTPALASLAFGVLPVAALGGPDQRAALLPPVAAGESVLTAALHEPSTPFATRPASVAEPAGDWRLSGVKVGVPFAAEASRILTPVSMPGGTGVFLVDPRADGVTLTPTRTSSGTPDYTMTLDSVTVTDADLLNGPGPGEAIATLHRFALAGLVAFGDGLLAGALALTTKHVGEREQFGRPLAAFQAVAQQIADVYVASRTVQLAARSAVWRLAAGLDAEADLDVAAYWLAEEAPGALAVCHHLHGGIGVDETYPLHRFSSAVKDLGRTLGGASHRLAALGELVAG
- a CDS encoding acyl-CoA dehydrogenase family protein, with amino-acid sequence MLIELTAAQQQLRSELRKYFAGLVSADERRSMLRERHGPVYREIVRRMGRDGWLGVGWPEQYGGRGFGEIEQHLFVDEAARADVQLPSVTLQTVGPTLQAFGTEEQKSFFLPKILAGEIHFAIGYTEPDAGTDLASLRTTAVREGDEYVVNGQKTFTTGGHDADYLWLAVRTAPDAPKHKGISILIMDTRDPGYSWTPIITCDGAHHVNATYYSDVRVPANMLVGKENEGWRLITTQLNHERVMLGPAGRIGGLHDRVRDWAASRKTPDGTPLTQLPDVRGVLAETWATARVNELLNWQVAASSATGPVAVADASATKIVGSERIQRLARRLEEIVARHGDQADTETAELALWLDVVAKRNLVLTFGGGVNEIQRELIATAGLGLPRVPR
- a CDS encoding bifunctional MaoC family dehydratase N-terminal/OB-fold nucleic acid binding domain-containing protein, producing MSIQEAAERIAAQGESAPRAARDAVNQAMVNNWVEAIGDRNPVYVDEEFAAKSVHKGLVAPPAMAQVWTMGGLHWTRTSDDPLGAMMEVLDESGFTSVVATNSEQNYHRYLRHGERVEATAKLESVVGPKRTALGEGWFVTTKTTWYVGEEAVADMVFRVLKFRPPDAEPAKAAAPVLRPVISKDTEFFWAGLREGELRIQRWGETLRHPPGPMPPDGDLGAKPDHVVACGRGTVYSYVVHHHPKVPGKDLPFVVALVELEEGVRVMGELLDADPEAVHIGLPVEAAFVKVDEELTLPAWRVAR
- a CDS encoding MaoC family dehydratase, encoding MKDCAVGTELPPLTIEANPTFVVSTALATRDFQDVHHDRDAAVRRGSKDIFLNILTDTGLVQRFVTDWAGPEAFVRSIKIRLGVPCHAYDTLTFTGRVTERDGDDVVISVSGVDSLGEHVVGTVAITLGGE
- a CDS encoding lipid-transfer protein is translated as MTLSGKAAIAGIGATEFSKDSGRSELRLAAEAVSAALADAGLKPSDVDGLVSFTMDGNSEISVARELGIPELKFFSRIHYGGGAAAATVQQAAMAVATGVADVVVAYRAFNERSGMRFGQVSSAAAGQVNSSGVDNAFHYPMGIATPAATVAMLARRYMHEYGATSEDFGRIAVIDRARAATNPKAWFHGKPITLEDHQASRWVAEPLHLLDCCQESDGGVALVVTSAERARDLPHRPAVIAAAAQGSGPDQYVMTSYYRDDLPALPEMGVVGRQLWAQSGLGPGDMDLAVLYDHFTPYVLMQLEELGFCGKGEAKDFIGGGTLELDGKLPLNPHGGQLGEAYIHGMNGIAEGVRQVRGDAVNQVDGAARVLVTAGTGVPTSGLVLTAG
- a CDS encoding DUF5134 domain-containing protein, whose protein sequence is MSGPIVVAWTLTAVFAVLVLPCVLRLVRLDYGRHGAAVRNGDLAELLLVVAMVAMLSPVGGPIPAAGWQAVLALTAGWFAVSWWKGRRSGHAACGHHAVSAAAMLFMVTFMPHSEVSHGPWLVMSGPGTTSALWLSLIFGAVAAYFAVDAIRAGVSAARGDTGAGQVSRRVCRVVMGLGMGYMLLGAAV
- a CDS encoding riboflavin kinase, with amino-acid sequence MTAEYFVVRGQVEKGDQRGRELGFPTANIALRDQDGQVGDGVWAGWAERADGTRIAAAVSVGRRPTYYGADGYRLVEAHLLDFGGNLYGEVLTVWLGHHLREQQAYPSSEALIVALNKDIADAGKWAADNPAEGLPAAEAAEEGVVRRVPAS
- a CDS encoding class I SAM-dependent methyltransferase is translated as MISDPYAELGRDYARSRRPDPRIAAAVTAALGDARSVVNVGAGAGSYEPEDRGVIAVEPSSRMIGQRPFTAAPAVQACAEGLPFRDGAFDVALAVLTVHHWTDVTAGLAELRRVSRRQVIVTWDQAVFARFWLVRDYLPEIAEHESRLACLDRIVEELSAAGGTPSVAPLPVPSDCVDGFLGAYWRRPEAYLSERVRAGMSGVALLDQNVVAAAVGRLRADLADGHWHRHHVGLLGRTELDLGYRLVTT